One stretch of Cygnus olor isolate bCygOlo1 chromosome 1, bCygOlo1.pri.v2, whole genome shotgun sequence DNA includes these proteins:
- the SLC26A5 gene encoding prestin codes for MEHTQEHEACLEQTQKYCVERPIYNQEILQGQLRRRGRTPQTLRQKIAHSCRCSSKKAKSHLYSFLPILKWLPRYPVKEYLLGDIISGISTGVMQLPQGLAYALLAAVPPVFGLYSSFYPVFLYTFFGTSKHISIGTFAVISMMVGGVAVRQVPDEVISVGYNSTNTTYASEYYSDRDFKRVQVAVTLALLSGIIQLCLGLLRFGFVAIYLTEPLVRGFTTAAAVHVFTSQLKYLLGVKTSRYSGPLSVVYSIVAVFSKITTTNVAALIVGLTCIVLLLIGKEINLRYKKKLPVPIPMEIIVVIIGTGVSAGMNLTESYGVDVVGNIPQGLRAPAVPEIQLIPAIFVDAIAIAIVGFSMAVSMAKIFALKHGYTIDGNQELIALGICNSVGSFFQSFSVTCSMSRSLVQESTGGKTQIAGALSSIMVLLVIVAIGYLFEPLPQTVLAAIVMVNLKGMFKQFGDIAHFWKTSKIELAIWVVAFVASLFLGLDYGLLTAVTFAMITVIYRTQRPQYRILGQIPDTDIYCDVEEYEEVKECPGIKIFQANASLYFANSESYTSALKKKTGVDPCAILAARRKAQKKHAREIKKANELKKKAVLKLVNSSSNDVEGSVKHEIANDELPVNGKSLDELEHFVEPKTNIHSLILDFTPVNFVDSVGAKTLKSIIKEYKEVSVRVCIASCSGPVMNELTRLNFFDNTVTRELLFHSIHDAVLACQVKHRSASQTASDL; via the exons ATGGAACACACTCAAGAACACGAAGCATGCCTTGAGCAAACGCAGAAGTACTGTGTGGAGAGACCAATATATAACCAAGAGATCTTGCAAGGGCAGCTACGCAGGCGGGGGAGAACACCTCAGACTTTAAGGCAGAAGATTGCACACTCTTGTCG TTGTTCCTCTAAGAAAGCCAAGTCTCATCTTTACAGTTTCTTACCAATTTTAAAATGGCTTCCCCGTTACCCAGTGAAGGAATACTTATTAGGAGACATTATCTCAGGTATAAGCACTGGAGTTATGCAGCTTCCTCAAG GTTTAGCCTATGCTTTGCTGGCAGCCGTTCCCCCAGTGTTCGGcctttattcttcattttatccTGTCTTTCTGTATACTTTTTTTGGGACCTCCAAGCACATATCAATAG GCACTTTTGCTGTGATCAGTATGATGGTTGGCGGGGTTGCCGTTAGACAAGTGCCTGATGAGGTGATTTCTGTGGGCTATAACTCAACGAACACTACGTATGCCTCCGAATATTACAGCGACAGGGATTTCAAGCGGGTGCAGGTGGCTGTGACTCTCGCACTTCTTTCAGGAATTATCCAG TTATGTTTAGGTCTCCTTCGATTTGGGTTTGTAGCCATCTATTTAACAGAGCCTCTGGTGCGAGGATTTACTACTGCAGCTGCAGTTCATGTCTTCACTTCTCAGTTAAAGTATCTCCTCGGAGTCAAGACTAGCCGATACAGTGGACCCCTCTCAGTTGTGTAT AGCATAgttgctgtgttttcaaaaataacaacGACCAATGTTGCTGCACTGATTGTTGGATTAACGTGCATTGTCCTGTTGTTGATTGGCAAGGAAATCAATCTCCGCTATAAGAAAAAGCTCCCAGTTCCTATTCCTATGGAGATAATTGTG GTTATTATTGGCACAGGAGTTTCAGCTGGAATGAATCTGACTGAATCATATGGAGTGGATGTTGTAGGGAATATTCCTCAAGG GTTAAGAGCACCAGCAGTTCCTGAGATTCAGCTCATCCCAGCAATATTTGTGGATGCAATAGCAATAGCAATAGTTGGATTTTCGATGGCTGTATCAATGGCCAAGATCTTTGCCCTTAAACATGGTTACACCATTGATGGGAATCAG GAACTTATTGCCTTGGGAATATGCAACTCTGTGGGGTcgtttttccaaagcttttcaGTCACTTGTTCAATGTCTCGGAGTCTTGTTCAGGAAAGCACTGGTGGAAAAACTCAG ATTGCAGGTGCACTCTCTTCAATTATGGTTCTGTTGGTAATTGTGGCTATTGGATACCTCTTTGAACCACTTCCACAG ACAGTGCTAGCTGCAATTGTAATGGTGAACCTGAAAGGAATGTTTAAGCAGTTTGGAGATATTGCACACTTCTGGAAAACCAGTAAGATCGAACTG gCCATCTGGGTGGTAGCTTTTGTGGCTTCTCTCTTCCTGGGACTAGACTATGGTTTGCTTACTGCAGTAACGTTTGCAATGATAACCGTTATTTACAGAACACAAAG ACCTCAATACAGAATCCTCGGTCAGATTCCTGACACAGATATCTACTGTGATGTGGAAGAGTATGAAGAG gtTAAAGAATGTCctggtataaaaatatttcaagctaATGCATCACTTTATTTCGCCAATAGCGAGTCGTACACAAgtgcactgaagaaaaag ACTGGAGTGGACCCTTGTGCCATATtagcagcaaggagaaaagcGCAGAAGAAGCACGCCAGGGAAATAAAGAAGGCTAATGAACtcaaaaagaaagctgtgttgAAGCTAGTGAATTCTTCG AGTAATGACGTGGAAGGAAGTGTAAAACATGAGATAGCAAACGATGAGTTACCTGTAAATGGAAAATCTCTTGATGAGCTTGAACACTTCGTGGAACCCAAAACAAACATCCACTCTTTAATTTTGGATTTCACCCCAGTGAACTTTGTGGATTCAGTTGgagcaaaaacattaaaatcg ATTATAAAAGAATACAAAGAAGTTTCAGTCCGTGTCTGTATTGCCAGCTGTAGCG